A window of Clostridium novyi genomic DNA:
TAAAAGGAGATATAGATCACTTTGCTGTTGTAACTAATTTTGATTCTCATGGATATCCTATGATAAATTGTCATACTGTAAGTAGATATCATGTGCCTTGGGATTTAGGTTGGGGAGATAATGATATAAGTTTTTATCTAATTCATGTTCGATAATTTATAAATAAACTTAACAATACAAACAAAGGAGAAAATATAAATGTTTAGTAAAATAAGAAAGTTTACGTTTTGTATAGTATCATTTTTAATGTTAAGTATATTATTTCCTTTATTTAAGATTACATCTTTAGGCTATACATGTAATACTAAACTATATACTTCTACTAATAAAGATAAGAAAAAAGTATACTTAACATTTGATGATGGACCAACATCTAAAGTTACTTTAGATATTTTAGATGTTTTGAAAAAACATAACGTAAAAGCTACTTTCTTTGTAGTAGGAAAAGAAATACAAAATCGTGAAACTGTATTGAAAAAGATATATGATGAAGGTCATTCAATCGGTCTCCATACTTATTCTCATAGTTTTAATAAAATATATAAAAATGATGATGCTTTTATTAAAGAAATGTTAGATGTTCAAAAAAAAGTTAAGGAAGTTATTGGTTATGAAAGTCACATCATTAGATTTCCTGGTGGAAGTTATAAACGTTTAAATAAAAATCTTTTAGAAAAACTTCATAAAAATAATTTTAAGATTTATGATTGGAATGTTTGTACTGAAGATGGTGTAAAACCAAAACTTCCTGTAAGTGCTTATGTTGCTAAAGCTAAAAAATATTATCCTAATGCTGATAGATTAATTGTTCTTATGCACTGTAACTCTAATAATCAAAACACAGTAAAAGCATTACCCCTTATTATAGAATATTATAAAAGTTTAGGATTCGAATTTGATTGTATTAATGATAATACAAAAGAATATTATTATAAAATACGCAAATAAAGTCAGTATAACTACTGGCTTTATTTTTTATAATTTTTTAATTAAAAAAATCTTCTAAAAGGAAGACTATCTTTAGTATATTCTAATCTGTGAATATCATAATTTTCTTCTTTTATATAATTTTCAATATCACTGGTTCCAGTGGGATTATAAATAATGATATCTATTCCCATACTATTCATAAACATAAGTATAATAGCATCTTCAAAAGTAAGATTTTTTTTATTGTTATTATTATATATAACAATTTTAGGTACTTTCATAGGATAATCAAAATTTTGTAGAAGTCCTAATAAATCATCACTTAAGTTAGTTAATGTAGCAAAAATAGATATTTTCATTATTCTCTCATCTTTTGTACTATCATATATTAACGAAGAAATAAATGTAATAATTCTATTTATTAAAGACATTCTAAGTTTGATTTTAAAATTTTTGTGTTTCCAAAATGAAGATATATTACAAAATTCTATTATCTTATCAGCTATTCTATTTTGAATCATTGGATTAAGTTTTTGATATTTCCAAGAATCTGATGTCATTAGCTTATCTTTATCTATTTTTCCACGTATATTTAATACTGATTTATATGATTTATTCATGTCTTTAGGAATTCTTTTTTTATTTATAGGAAATTTCCTGTAAAATAATGTATTGTTTTCTTCTATCAATTGATTTATCTCATTTTTATATTCCTTTATATTTTCATGTACACCCATTACCTTAGAAAATAAGTTTGGTATTGTAACTTCATTATCTTCTATTTTCCATCCAGGTCTTATCATGGCTTCTTGTCGTCCCCACAGAATAATTTCATCATATGTAGTTTTTAATGTATCTTTGTTAACTTTATAATTTACAAACTGCCATGGTTTATACCATCCAGATTCTTTATCATGCAATACTTCATTTAACTCTTCACTAGCTTTAAAGGCCTGAGTTTCTGTCCTTTTTTTTGCATAATTTTCTTTAAAGCTCTCATTCTTGGACATACTCATTTTCCCACCTTTCTAACTCCATTATAGCTTTATATAGATTTTATCATTTACATAATAAAAAATAAATATCTCTATTAGTTTATTCTTATTAATTTAAATTAATTATAAAATTATATTTAATTTTTGATTCTATGATTAGTTCAAAAAATAATAAAGTCTTAAAACAAATTTTTGTTTTAAGACCTTATATGTTTATTAAATAAAACTAAAATATTCTTTAGCTTATTATTCCTGCTATTGTACCAGTTAAACAAGTAGTTAATAAACCACCTATCATCGCTTTTACACCCATTTTTGCAATGTCTTTACGTTTTTCTGGTGCAAGTCCACCAATACCACCTATTTGGATACCAATTGAACTTATATTAGCAAATCCACAAAGTGCATAAGTTAATATCATTACAGTTTTTGGATTAAGAGTTGCTTGTAATTTTGAAAATTGTGCGTAAGCTACAAATTCATTTAATACAACCTTTGTTCCAAATAAATCTCCAGCTGTAACTATGTCACTAGATGGTATTCCCATTAAGAATGCTAATGGAGCAAATAATCTACCAAGTATCCATCCAAGGCTTAAATATCCAGCTCCAAAGAATCCACCAACCCATCCTATTAATGAATTAACTAAAGCAACTAAAGCTATAAATGCAAGTAACATTGCACCAACATTTAATGCAAGTGATAATCCTTCACTAGCTCCTGTTGAAGCTGCGTCTACAACGTTTGAACTTTGTATTTCTATATCAATCTTTACATCCCCAGCTGTTGGAGCTTCTTCTGTTTGTGGACAAAGTATTTTAGAAATCATAAGTCCACCTGGAGCAGCCATAATACTTGCTGCAAGTAAATAAGAAGCATTAATTCCCATAGCTACATATCCTGCCATTACTCCTCCAGCAACTGTAGCCATACCACCTACCATAATTGTCATTATTTCTGATTTTGTCATGTTCTTAATAAATGGTTTTATAAGTAAAGGTGCTTCTGTTTGACCTAAGAATATGTTTCCTACTGCTGATAAAGTTTCAGCACCACTTGTTCCTAATAATTTCGCTATACCTTTTGCTAAAATTGATATTATAAATTGCATAATTCCTAGATGGTACAAAATACTCATAAATGATGAGAAGAATACAATTGTAGGTAATATTTGGAAAGCAAATATCATTCCAAATTTATTATTATTGGCTAAATCTCCAAATATGAATGATGAACCTTCTTTTGTAAAACCTAATAATAAATCAATTCCTCCACCGATTTTTTCAAAAATCATTCTTCCTAGAGGTACTTTAAGAATTAATAATGCAAATACTACTTGTAATCCTATTCCAATAGCTACTAATTTCCAATTAATCTTTTTCTTATCATTTGATAATAAGTAAGCTATTAATAGTATTACTGCAATTCCTAGTAATCCTATAAATCTGCTCATGGCTTTTCTCCTTTTTTTGTTATTTTGGTTATAATCTTTTGTTTCTTGATTATATTTTATATTATTTATATACGCTATTTTTTAATATCTTAATTGGTTGGGTAGACTTTAAATTACTACCCTTCCAATTAAGTTTATTTTTAAGTATTAAAACTTTTCTATTCCGTCTTTTGTTACAATACCTCTTACTAACTTTTTAGTTTCTACTTTTTCATTAACAAAAGTATAAGCTGCACGTAATCTCTTTTCAGATTCTTTTTGTTTATTTACATCGTTTGCATAAATTGTTGCAATAGCTTCACCTTTTTTAACAAAATCTCCTATTTTCTTGTGAAGAACTAATCCTACTCCTAAATCAATTTCACTTTCTTTAGTTTCACGTCCTGCTCCAAGAACAAGTGCTGCTATACCTATATCATCA
This region includes:
- a CDS encoding YceG family protein, which gives rise to MSKNESFKENYAKKRTETQAFKASEELNEVLHDKESGWYKPWQFVNYKVNKDTLKTTYDEIILWGRQEAMIRPGWKIEDNEVTIPNLFSKVMGVHENIKEYKNEINQLIEENNTLFYRKFPINKKRIPKDMNKSYKSVLNIRGKIDKDKLMTSDSWKYQKLNPMIQNRIADKIIEFCNISSFWKHKNFKIKLRMSLINRIITFISSLIYDSTKDERIMKISIFATLTNLSDDLLGLLQNFDYPMKVPKIVIYNNNNKKNLTFEDAIILMFMNSMGIDIIIYNPTGTSDIENYIKEENYDIHRLEYTKDSLPFRRFF
- a CDS encoding NupC/NupG family nucleoside CNT transporter encodes the protein MSRFIGLLGIAVILLIAYLLSNDKKKINWKLVAIGIGLQVVFALLILKVPLGRMIFEKIGGGIDLLLGFTKEGSSFIFGDLANNNKFGMIFAFQILPTIVFFSSFMSILYHLGIMQFIISILAKGIAKLLGTSGAETLSAVGNIFLGQTEAPLLIKPFIKNMTKSEIMTIMVGGMATVAGGVMAGYVAMGINASYLLAASIMAAPGGLMISKILCPQTEEAPTAGDVKIDIEIQSSNVVDAASTGASEGLSLALNVGAMLLAFIALVALVNSLIGWVGGFFGAGYLSLGWILGRLFAPLAFLMGIPSSDIVTAGDLFGTKVVLNEFVAYAQFSKLQATLNPKTVMILTYALCGFANISSIGIQIGGIGGLAPEKRKDIAKMGVKAMIGGLLTTCLTGTIAGIIS
- a CDS encoding polysaccharide deacetylase family protein — protein: MFSKIRKFTFCIVSFLMLSILFPLFKITSLGYTCNTKLYTSTNKDKKKVYLTFDDGPTSKVTLDILDVLKKHNVKATFFVVGKEIQNRETVLKKIYDEGHSIGLHTYSHSFNKIYKNDDAFIKEMLDVQKKVKEVIGYESHIIRFPGGSYKRLNKNLLEKLHKNNFKIYDWNVCTEDGVKPKLPVSAYVAKAKKYYPNADRLIVLMHCNSNNQNTVKALPLIIEYYKSLGFEFDCINDNTKEYYYKIRK